In one window of Nocardia brasiliensis DNA:
- a CDS encoding long-chain-fatty-acid--CoA ligase, translating to MTAHTVTSILDEHAAQRPETIAITCAGRELDYARLRADSIRLARALDAAGIAAADRVAYLGKESVDYYTLLFACARLRAVLVPINFRLTTPEVEHIIADSGSTVVLVDADCAEIARAAAPHARVVALDGAEFASWLAGPADVAPGVRVGGRDDAVIQLYTSGTTGLPKGVVLAQRSFFAIADALARAGLDWIDFRAGDRSLIGIPGFHVGGIWWAMQGFAAGITNVAMPRFDSGTAVALIADTGITTMCVVPSMLRLIVTESAVTEAAVRSVRKVVYGGSPISETLLREALELFDAEFAQIYGLTETGNTAICLPPQDHVVGNPRLAAAGRPYPGVAVRVIDESGAELPPGAVGEICLRSPAAMLGYWNLPAATGETLVDGWIHTGDAGYVDADGYLYLRDRLKDMIIVGGENIYPAEIEKVLTRHPAVADAAVIGVPDEVFGESVHAFVVCRPEAQVRVRELMTFCREHLALFKVPARFELVATVPRNPSGKILRRQLRERFWAERERQVN from the coding sequence ATGACCGCGCACACGGTGACCTCGATCCTCGACGAGCACGCCGCGCAGCGCCCCGAGACGATCGCGATCACCTGCGCCGGAAGAGAACTCGACTACGCGCGGCTGCGCGCCGACAGCATTCGACTCGCCCGCGCGCTCGACGCCGCCGGGATCGCCGCGGCTGACCGCGTGGCCTATCTCGGCAAGGAGTCCGTCGACTACTACACGCTGTTGTTCGCGTGTGCGCGGCTGCGTGCGGTGCTGGTCCCGATCAATTTCCGGTTGACCACGCCGGAGGTCGAGCACATCATCGCCGATTCGGGCAGCACCGTCGTGCTGGTCGACGCCGACTGCGCGGAGATCGCGCGGGCGGCCGCGCCGCACGCCCGCGTCGTCGCCCTGGACGGTGCCGAGTTCGCGAGCTGGCTGGCCGGTCCCGCCGACGTCGCACCCGGTGTCCGGGTCGGCGGGCGCGATGACGCCGTGATCCAGCTCTACACCAGCGGCACCACCGGCCTGCCCAAAGGCGTTGTGCTGGCCCAACGCAGCTTCTTCGCCATCGCCGACGCGCTCGCCCGCGCGGGGCTGGACTGGATCGACTTCCGCGCGGGCGACCGCAGCCTCATCGGCATACCCGGCTTTCATGTCGGCGGCATCTGGTGGGCCATGCAGGGTTTCGCGGCGGGCATCACCAATGTCGCGATGCCGCGGTTCGACAGCGGCACCGCGGTGGCACTGATCGCGGACACCGGGATCACCACCATGTGCGTCGTTCCATCGATGTTGCGGCTGATCGTCACCGAGTCGGCGGTCACCGAGGCGGCCGTCCGTTCGGTGCGCAAGGTCGTCTATGGCGGCTCGCCGATCTCGGAGACCCTGCTGCGCGAGGCACTCGAGCTCTTCGACGCCGAGTTCGCGCAGATCTACGGCCTGACCGAAACCGGGAACACCGCGATCTGCCTGCCACCGCAGGATCATGTGGTGGGCAATCCCCGGCTGGCCGCCGCGGGGCGGCCGTATCCCGGTGTGGCCGTTCGGGTCATCGACGAATCCGGCGCCGAACTACCGCCGGGTGCGGTGGGCGAGATCTGCCTGCGCTCCCCCGCCGCCATGCTCGGCTACTGGAACCTGCCCGCCGCCACCGGCGAAACGCTGGTCGACGGGTGGATCCACACCGGCGATGCCGGATACGTCGACGCGGACGGCTATCTGTACCTCCGCGATCGGTTGAAGGACATGATCATCGTGGGCGGCGAGAACATCTATCCGGCCGAGATCGAGAAGGTGCTCACCCGGCACCCGGCCGTGGCGGACGCGGCGGTGATCGGCGTCCCGGACGAGGTGTTCGGTGAATCGGTGCACGCCTTCGTCGTGTGCAGGCCCGAAGCACAGGTGCGGGTGCGCGAATTGATGACGTTCTGCCGGGAACACCTGGCGTTGTTCAAGGTTCCGGCACGCTTCGAGCTGGTCGCCACGGTGCCGCGCAATCCGAGCGGCAAGATCCTGCGCAGGCAGCTGCGCGAGAGGTTCTGGGCCGAGCGGGAAAGACAGGTGAACTGA
- a CDS encoding FecCD family ABC transporter permease, whose amino-acid sequence MSRATTRPPLAGLSLPIALCAAAAVLLGVMVLSVAVGSVTVSAADTGRVIIAHLSGRGADVGFTVDQIVWQYRLPRVLLAALCGCGLAVAGVLLQALVHNPLADPYVLGLSSGASLGAVTVIVTAGGALGGIGVSTAAFCGAIATIAVVFLLGQQRGRLAPTRLVLAGVAVGYLLLAATNYLQLRATPNELRTVLFWTMGSVAGARWDRLGPVTVVVLVTVAVVLAFGRRLNVLGTGDEQAAALGVDVRALRIMLLVLSALLTGVLIAAAGGIGFVGLMIPHVVRLAFGQDHRRVLPLSALIGAAYLVAVDLLSRTVDAPNELPLGIFTAAFGAPWFLWLLRRNGSRQ is encoded by the coding sequence GTGAGCCGGGCCACGACCCGGCCACCGCTGGCCGGGCTGTCGCTGCCGATCGCGCTGTGCGCGGCGGCCGCGGTGCTGCTCGGCGTCATGGTGTTGTCGGTCGCGGTGGGCTCGGTCACGGTGTCCGCGGCCGACACCGGCCGCGTCATCATCGCCCATCTGTCCGGCCGCGGCGCCGATGTCGGCTTCACGGTCGATCAGATCGTCTGGCAGTATCGGCTGCCCAGGGTGCTGCTCGCCGCGCTGTGCGGCTGCGGACTGGCGGTGGCGGGCGTGCTGCTGCAAGCCCTGGTGCACAACCCGCTCGCGGACCCGTATGTGCTCGGCCTCTCCTCCGGCGCCTCGCTCGGCGCGGTGACCGTGATCGTCACCGCGGGTGGCGCGCTCGGCGGCATCGGGGTGTCCACCGCGGCGTTCTGCGGGGCGATCGCCACCATCGCGGTGGTGTTCCTGCTCGGCCAGCAGCGCGGCAGGCTGGCGCCCACCCGCCTGGTGCTCGCCGGTGTGGCGGTGGGCTATCTGCTGCTGGCGGCCACCAACTATCTGCAACTGCGCGCGACGCCGAACGAGCTGCGGACAGTGCTGTTCTGGACGATGGGCAGCGTGGCGGGGGCGCGCTGGGATCGGCTCGGCCCGGTCACCGTGGTCGTGCTGGTGACCGTGGCGGTGGTGCTGGCGTTCGGGCGACGGCTCAATGTGCTCGGCACCGGCGACGAGCAGGCGGCCGCGCTCGGCGTCGACGTGCGCGCCCTGCGGATCATGCTGCTCGTGCTGTCGGCGTTGCTGACCGGTGTGCTGATCGCCGCCGCGGGCGGAATCGGCTTCGTCGGCTTGATGATTCCGCATGTGGTGCGGCTCGCGTTCGGCCAGGACCATCGGCGGGTGCTGCCGCTGTCGGCGCTGATCGGTGCCGCGTATCTGGTTGCGGTGGACCTGCTTTCGCGCACGGTCGATGCCCCCAACGAGTTGCCGCTCGGGATCTTCACCGCGGCGTTCGGCGCGCCGTGGTTCCTGTGGCTGCTGCGGCGCAACGGCAGTCGGCAATGA
- a CDS encoding phosphopantetheine-binding protein — MQPLTYAAVRADIAEALYLEPAELTDTEDLFAAGLDSVRLMGLIERWKKRGATPVFVELAEQPTLAAWWPLLAPPSAR, encoded by the coding sequence ATGCAACCGCTGACCTATGCCGCGGTGCGGGCGGACATCGCAGAGGCGCTGTACCTGGAGCCGGCCGAGCTGACCGATACCGAGGATCTGTTCGCCGCGGGCTTGGACTCGGTGCGGTTGATGGGGCTCATCGAACGCTGGAAGAAGCGCGGCGCCACACCGGTGTTCGTCGAACTGGCGGAGCAGCCCACCCTCGCCGCGTGGTGGCCGCTGCTCGCGCCCCCATCGGCGCGGTGA
- a CDS encoding ABC transporter substrate-binding protein encodes MLNRHALFPVLAASVLVATGCTTSVTEAGDTRPAAAATEGVTKYPLSLENCGKSYTFTEAPQRVVVMNGGSVGEVSSLLALGVGDRVVANAQSYGNSDVPGRAAAIDALPTGGITPNSMQDIPREAMLSQHPDLVISTGGGGFAADQGFATRDELAAAGANTYVPRTNCGVTGAVTGTPTIEDSYAMLRDLGAVFDVPGRADRLIADSQRAIADTAARVSGEPKKNVLLVFAGMGMGGDDSDFSAIAAGGIWNDVLGKAGGVNPFERTDGTTFVTVSKEQLAATPIDGLVVVNYRSPDIDAVARRILAQFPQWPAAATGSYAVLADSIYLGPSNAVAVERIAKLVHPERFR; translated from the coding sequence ATGCTGAACAGACACGCCCTGTTTCCGGTACTCGCGGCGAGCGTGCTCGTCGCCACCGGCTGCACCACGTCGGTGACCGAGGCAGGCGACACCCGGCCCGCGGCCGCGGCGACCGAGGGCGTCACGAAATATCCGCTGTCGCTGGAGAACTGCGGCAAGAGCTACACGTTTACCGAGGCCCCGCAGCGGGTCGTCGTCATGAACGGCGGTTCGGTCGGCGAGGTCTCGTCGCTGCTCGCGCTCGGCGTCGGCGACCGGGTGGTGGCCAACGCCCAGTCCTACGGCAATTCCGACGTGCCGGGCCGCGCGGCGGCGATCGATGCGCTGCCCACCGGCGGCATCACACCGAACAGCATGCAGGACATTCCCCGCGAGGCCATGCTGAGCCAGCACCCCGACCTCGTGATCTCTACCGGCGGTGGTGGTTTCGCCGCCGATCAGGGCTTCGCGACCAGGGACGAGCTGGCGGCCGCCGGCGCGAATACCTATGTGCCGAGGACGAACTGCGGCGTCACCGGCGCGGTCACCGGAACGCCCACGATCGAGGACAGCTACGCCATGCTGCGCGACCTCGGCGCCGTCTTCGACGTGCCGGGCCGGGCCGACCGGCTCATCGCCGACTCGCAACGCGCCATCGCGGACACCGCGGCCAGGGTGAGCGGAGAACCGAAGAAGAACGTGCTGCTCGTGTTCGCCGGCATGGGCATGGGCGGTGACGACTCGGACTTCTCCGCGATCGCGGCCGGTGGCATCTGGAACGACGTGCTCGGCAAGGCGGGCGGGGTGAACCCGTTCGAGCGCACGGACGGCACCACCTTCGTCACGGTCAGCAAAGAGCAACTCGCGGCGACGCCCATCGACGGGCTGGTCGTGGTGAACTACCGCAGCCCCGATATCGACGCGGTCGCACGCCGGATCCTCGCCCAGTTCCCGCAGTGGCCCGCCGCGGCCACCGGCAGCTACGCGGTACTCGCGGATTCGATCTATCTCGGCCCGAGCAACGCGGTTGCGGTCGAGCGGATCGCGAAACTGGTGCACCCCGAGCGGTTCCGGTGA
- a CDS encoding non-ribosomal peptide synthetase, which produces MVAAARAPIGAVSAADGRPLTAAQLGVWLGQQLDPASAAFNIAEYVDISGPLDVDALVAAIHATVEEAEVLHTRFAAEGPSQFRRTPDWAIQVVDVSAAPDPSAAARAMMDRDVARPLDLTGEGLFAHIVFRLGAHRTLWYHRVHHILLDGYGMALIARRVAELYTARVTGSDSPPYAFGSWAEVVAADAAYAAAPERERDRDYWLGYLGDRPAPVTLSGAAPHAPSDAGRTLREFTALDAETVALLRRVAETARANWTDVLTGAIAAYLHRMTGAAEVCLALPVMLRTGTPALRVPCMTLNGIALWADFADDPTLTTLTGRVARDLVRGRRHQRYRSEQVRRDLGLVGTDRSMYGPSVNIMLFDYDLRFGECTSVVHNVTAGMIDDLVFNLYDRIDGNAPTLYLDGHPSAYTAAELATHLRRFTTFLRRVLTAPDRPLGAIDLLLPDEREALQDNSIGPLREWPEQTVQDVLASRITRSRDETAVVATDAALTYGELASRTREIQAALVTAGTRRGDAVAVLLPRTADTIASVFAIPACGAVYVPLDPGQPAARIALLLDRLCDRTELGAIVTTTALTALLPAALLDRAVLVEDLLPTDHRAPHPVRSRPDDPAWVIHTSGTTGDPKATAISHRSVLNLYHHHREHLIEPAVAASGGRRMRAALTASMAFDTAWEGLLWLLAGHELHVIDDELRRDPEALVRYVRAQRIDFLDITPTFARELLAAGLLDGPHRPAVLALGGEATDPDLWSVLRAAGISVYNLYGPTECTVDATWTTVAAHTTPSIGGPISNGRCHVLDRALRPVPPGVTGELYIGGLPVGQGYLGEFATTAARFVADPFDPGGGRLYRTGDLVRWQPDGSLTYLGRGDTQMSLRGYRIEVGEVEAALVAHPHVGGAAVRVHGEVLVAYVVPTAGAASPDPRALRRHLATRLPDYMVPSVYLTMERLPHTGNGKLDRAALPAPPVAAATDRPARTPTERTLARLFAEALELDAVGVDDDFFARGGHSLRAARVLNGIRAAFGVRWDLRAMFDTPTVAELAERLDAGRISDELPWSTADLERDLRLVDDLASAGDATERPGVALLTGATGFLGAFLLAALVEQTDLAVYCLVRAEDDAAATSRLRAALARYGLGDHANSLSTVSDRPPRRCILGSASRITALAGDLAEPLLGLAPERYRELADTVDTIVHNGARVHHFEPYARLRPANVEGTARILRFACTGRAAAVHFVSSVDTAFAVDANPAVLGEDRRVAAKSLPPNGYVASKWVAEGLMYAAAARGVPVTVTRPGRIGGHSETGVSGPDDAFWSLLRAMVVLAAVPEQMYRTGTVDVVPVNWVAAAITRLVTVRPPARTFHLTSARPLGFAAIVDLLREYGYSIATIPAPAWHNRLTALADQASARGDHSLTIARAHAVHLAGPGSPITYGRANTRAALADADLPQPDALSALRAGLEYLIRTRFLPPPAVPAGARPSKRHPC; this is translated from the coding sequence GTGGTGGCCGCTGCTCGCGCCCCCATCGGCGCGGTGAGTGCCGCGGACGGAAGGCCTCTGACCGCCGCGCAGCTCGGCGTCTGGCTCGGCCAGCAGCTCGACCCGGCGTCGGCGGCCTTCAACATCGCCGAGTACGTGGACATTTCCGGCCCGCTCGACGTGGACGCGCTGGTCGCCGCCATTCACGCGACGGTCGAGGAAGCCGAGGTGCTGCACACGCGGTTCGCGGCCGAGGGGCCGAGCCAGTTCAGGCGCACCCCGGACTGGGCGATCCAGGTGGTCGATGTCTCCGCCGCGCCCGACCCTTCGGCCGCCGCGCGCGCCATGATGGACCGGGACGTGGCCCGGCCGCTCGACCTCACCGGCGAGGGATTGTTCGCGCACATCGTCTTTCGGCTCGGCGCGCACCGCACGCTCTGGTATCACCGCGTGCACCACATTCTGCTGGACGGCTACGGCATGGCTTTGATCGCACGCCGGGTCGCGGAGCTGTACACCGCGCGTGTCACCGGATCCGACTCACCCCCTTATGCTTTCGGGTCGTGGGCGGAGGTGGTCGCGGCCGACGCGGCGTACGCCGCCGCCCCGGAACGCGAACGCGACCGCGACTACTGGCTCGGGTATCTCGGCGATCGCCCGGCCCCCGTGACGCTGTCCGGCGCCGCACCCCACGCGCCGAGCGATGCGGGCCGCACGCTGCGGGAGTTCACCGCATTGGACGCCGAGACGGTCGCGCTGCTGCGCCGGGTCGCCGAGACCGCCCGCGCGAACTGGACCGACGTGCTCACCGGGGCGATCGCCGCCTACCTGCACCGGATGACCGGCGCGGCCGAGGTATGTCTCGCGCTGCCGGTCATGCTGCGAACCGGCACGCCCGCCCTGCGGGTGCCGTGCATGACACTCAACGGCATTGCGCTGTGGGCCGACTTCGCGGACGACCCGACTTTGACCACCCTCACCGGCCGGGTCGCGCGCGACCTGGTGCGCGGCCGCCGCCATCAGCGGTACCGGAGCGAGCAGGTGCGTCGCGACCTCGGCTTGGTCGGCACCGACCGCAGCATGTACGGGCCCTCGGTCAACATCATGCTGTTCGACTACGACCTGCGCTTCGGGGAGTGCACCAGCGTGGTGCACAACGTCACCGCCGGGATGATCGACGATCTCGTGTTCAATCTCTACGATCGCATCGACGGCAACGCACCCACGCTCTATCTCGACGGCCATCCGAGCGCCTACACCGCCGCCGAGCTCGCCACCCACCTGCGCCGCTTCACCACCTTCCTGCGGCGAGTACTGACAGCGCCGGACCGGCCGCTCGGCGCGATCGATTTGCTCCTGCCCGACGAGCGAGAGGCCCTGCAAGACAACAGCATCGGGCCGTTGCGCGAGTGGCCGGAACAGACTGTGCAGGATGTGCTGGCATCGCGGATCACGCGGTCGCGGGACGAGACCGCGGTCGTCGCGACGGACGCCGCGCTGACCTACGGTGAACTCGCCTCGCGGACAAGGGAAATACAGGCCGCTCTGGTGACAGCGGGCACGCGCCGAGGGGACGCCGTCGCGGTGCTGCTGCCGCGCACCGCCGACACGATCGCGTCGGTCTTCGCGATACCGGCCTGCGGTGCGGTCTACGTCCCGCTGGACCCGGGACAGCCCGCCGCACGCATCGCGCTGCTGCTCGACAGGCTCTGCGACAGAACCGAACTCGGCGCGATCGTCACGACCACCGCGCTGACCGCGCTGCTCCCCGCCGCGCTGCTCGACCGAGCCGTCCTGGTCGAGGACCTCCTCCCGACAGACCATCGCGCGCCGCATCCCGTTCGCTCGCGTCCCGATGATCCGGCGTGGGTGATCCATACGTCCGGCACCACCGGCGACCCCAAGGCCACGGCGATCTCGCATCGGTCGGTGCTGAACCTCTACCACCACCATCGCGAACATCTGATCGAGCCCGCGGTGGCGGCGTCCGGCGGCAGGCGGATGCGAGCGGCACTCACGGCATCGATGGCCTTCGACACCGCGTGGGAGGGCTTGCTGTGGTTGCTGGCCGGGCACGAGTTGCACGTCATCGACGACGAGCTGCGCCGCGATCCCGAGGCGCTGGTGCGGTATGTCCGCGCACAACGGATCGACTTCCTCGACATCACACCGACTTTCGCGCGCGAGCTGCTCGCGGCGGGTCTGCTCGACGGACCGCACCGGCCCGCGGTGCTCGCGCTCGGCGGTGAGGCGACCGACCCGGACCTGTGGTCGGTGCTGCGGGCCGCGGGAATCTCGGTCTACAACCTCTACGGGCCGACGGAGTGCACCGTCGATGCCACCTGGACCACGGTGGCCGCGCACACCACGCCATCCATCGGCGGGCCGATCAGCAATGGGCGGTGCCATGTGCTCGACCGCGCATTGCGGCCGGTGCCACCCGGGGTTACGGGCGAACTGTATATCGGCGGCCTACCCGTGGGGCAGGGATATCTCGGCGAATTCGCCACGACCGCCGCGAGATTCGTGGCCGACCCGTTCGACCCGGGCGGTGGACGGCTGTATCGCACCGGCGATCTGGTGCGGTGGCAGCCCGACGGGTCGCTGACCTATCTCGGCCGCGGCGATACACAGATGTCGTTGCGCGGCTATCGCATCGAGGTCGGCGAGGTCGAAGCCGCACTGGTCGCCCACCCGCACGTCGGCGGGGCCGCGGTGCGGGTGCACGGGGAGGTGCTCGTCGCGTATGTGGTGCCCACCGCGGGTGCCGCATCACCGGACCCGCGTGCGCTGCGCAGGCACCTGGCGACGCGACTGCCCGACTACATGGTGCCGTCGGTGTACCTCACCATGGAGCGCCTGCCGCACACCGGGAACGGGAAGCTCGACCGGGCGGCGTTGCCCGCGCCACCGGTCGCCGCCGCCACCGATCGGCCCGCGCGCACGCCCACCGAGCGGACGCTGGCACGGCTGTTCGCCGAGGCACTCGAGCTCGACGCGGTCGGCGTCGATGACGACTTCTTCGCGCGCGGCGGGCATTCGCTGCGCGCCGCACGGGTGCTCAACGGGATCCGCGCCGCCTTCGGGGTGCGCTGGGATCTGCGCGCGATGTTCGACACACCGACCGTCGCCGAGCTCGCCGAACGCCTCGACGCGGGCCGGATATCCGACGAATTGCCGTGGAGCACCGCCGATCTGGAGCGTGACCTGCGCCTGGTCGATGACCTCGCATCGGCGGGTGACGCAACGGAGCGACCCGGGGTCGCGTTGCTCACCGGCGCGACCGGATTTCTCGGCGCATTCCTGCTCGCGGCGCTGGTCGAGCAGACCGACCTGGCCGTGTACTGCCTCGTGCGCGCCGAGGACGACGCAGCAGCGACGTCCCGGCTTCGCGCCGCCCTCGCTCGTTACGGCCTTGGTGACCACGCGAATTCGCTGAGCACCGTGAGCGATAGACCGCCGCGCCGTTGTATACTCGGTTCAGCATCCCGAATCACCGCGCTCGCGGGCGATCTCGCCGAGCCACTGCTCGGCCTGGCCCCGGAGCGCTACCGGGAGCTGGCCGACACCGTGGACACCATCGTGCACAACGGCGCCAGGGTGCACCATTTCGAGCCGTACGCGCGGCTGCGTCCGGCGAATGTCGAAGGGACCGCACGCATACTGCGGTTCGCCTGCACCGGCCGCGCCGCCGCGGTGCACTTCGTCTCTTCCGTCGACACCGCCTTCGCCGTCGACGCAAACCCCGCCGTGCTCGGCGAGGATCGCCGGGTTGCCGCGAAGTCGTTGCCGCCCAACGGTTATGTCGCGAGTAAGTGGGTGGCGGAGGGACTGATGTATGCCGCCGCCGCACGCGGGGTGCCGGTGACGGTGACACGGCCGGGCCGGATCGGCGGGCACTCCGAGACCGGCGTGTCCGGTCCTGACGACGCGTTCTGGAGTCTGCTCCGGGCGATGGTCGTGCTAGCGGCCGTGCCGGAGCAGATGTATCGAACGGGCACGGTCGACGTGGTCCCGGTGAACTGGGTGGCCGCCGCCATCACACGCCTGGTCACCGTGCGGCCGCCCGCTCGGACGTTCCATCTCACGAGCGCGCGGCCACTCGGTTTCGCCGCGATCGTGGATCTGCTGCGCGAATACGGCTATTCGATCGCCACCATCCCCGCACCGGCCTGGCACAACCGCTTGACCGCACTGGCGGACCAGGCCTCGGCGCGCGGCGACCATTCCCTGACAATCGCGCGCGCCCATGCCGTCCACCTGGCCGGGCCAGGCAGTCCGATCACCTACGGCCGAGCCAACACTCGCGCCGCCCTCGCCGACGCCGACTTGCCGCAACCGGATGCGTTGTCCGCGCTGCGGGCCGGCCTCGAGTACCTGATCCGAACCCGTTTTCTCCCGCCGCCCGCGGTCCCGGCCGGCGCGCGACCATCGAAGAGGCACCCATGCTGA